The DNA window CCCGAAGCCGAATCCTCCCGACCGGGTCGGCGCCGCAGCGGCTGGAGCGGGCTGTGGAGCCGGTGCCGGTGCTGGTGCGGGAGGCGCCGCGGGGGGCGCCTGGGGCGGCTGCGGTGCCGGCGCGGGCGGAGCGGCGGCCGCGGGCTGCGGGGCAGGCGTCGGCGCCGCCGCAGGCGCGGGTGGAGCCGCGGCGGGCGGAGCGGAGGCCACAGCGGCGCCGGATACCTCGAAGACGCCGCGGCAGATGGAGCAGCGAACCCGCACCCCGGCGTCGGGAACCTTCCGCGGATCTACCCGGAAGACGGTGCTGCAGTGCGTGCAGGTGACGTTCATTGCGTGTGGTCCCCGGGAGCGTTCTCGTCGGATGCGGTGGCTGCCGCCAGGGCGCTTTCGCCGCCGTGCCGCCGGTCCACCACGTAGATGGAGCCGGAGAACGTCTTGGCGTACGCCTTCATTTCGGTGGCCAGCTCGCTGATCTGCGCCGTGTGCACGAACGAGCGGTGCTCGTTGGTCACCACGCCGATGGAAAGCGTCATCAGCGGCACCTCGTACCCCTCGCCGCGCCGGTCCTTGCCGAAGAACGAGCCCCGCGCGCGGTCTTCGGGCGTGTAGTGCAGGTCGATCAGCTCGCTGAACACGCTGATCACCTCTTCGCAGCACTTCCGGAAGTCGTCCAGCGGCGCGTTGAAGATGAAGTCGTCGCCGCCGATGTGCCCCACGAACGCCGTCGGCGAGTGCGCCCTCACCACGTCGCGAAGGATGCGCGACAGAATCAGGATCACCCGGTCGCCGTTGTTGTACCCGTACCGGTCGTTGAATTCCTTGAAATGGTCGAGGTCGCAGTAGCAGACCGCGAACTTTTCGCCCGTCACGAGCCGCCGGCCGATGTCGCGCTCGATCTGCACCGTGCCCGGCAGCAGCGTGGTGGGGTGCACGCTCACGTCGCGCTCCGCCCGCCGCAGCGCCATCCGCAGCCGCAGCGCGCACTCGCGCTCCGACAGCTTGTGGTTCAGCACCTCGTCGGCGCCGGCCTCCAGCGACAGCGCCGCGGGGTCGTCGCCCTCGCCCTGCCCCGTCGCGTAGGCGATCACGGGGACCACCGAGGTGAACGCCTCGTCCTTGAGGGCCCGGCAGACGGCCAGGGCCGCGTCCAGCGGCGGGGTCGCGTCGATCACCAGCGCCGCCGGGTACGAGCGGCCCACCCGCTCCAGCACGTCGTGGGCGTCGGTGGCGTCGACGACGGGAAGGCCGCGCTCCGCCGCGAACTCGCTGACCACCCCCGGCGGGGGGCGGCCGTGCGGCGTAAAGTGCAACAGGATGCGCGGCGGCATGACGTCCGGCTACGGGTGTGCAGGGCGAAGAAGGGGGGAGATACTATCCGGCCGCGGCGGCGGCTGTCAAACGCCCCCCGCGGCTTCCAGCGGGCGCGCCTCGTCGATCAGCAGGATGGGAATTCCGTCCCGCACCTCGTAGCGCAGGCGGTCGGCCGCGCAGACGAGCGATTCGGGGTCCTGCTCGTACGTCAGCTCGCCCCGGCACTTGGGGCACACCAGCAGGTCCAGCAGCCAGGGTTCGATCACGTGCGTTCTTCCTGCGTCGGAACGGAAAAGCCGAAGCGCTGCAGCTGAAGCGGGTCCCTGCGCCAG is part of the Longimicrobium sp. genome and encodes:
- a CDS encoding zinc-ribbon domain-containing protein gives rise to the protein MNVTCTHCSTVFRVDPRKVPDAGVRVRCSICRGVFEVSGAAVASAPPAAAPPAPAAAPTPAPQPAAAAPPAPAPQPPQAPPAAPPAPAPAPAPQPAPAAAAPTRSGGFGFGSNDPTAKARRLARALVSDIVTYHPERRDTALADGTLKREFMEEIKKSWEEYVGQVGAETARGTPHFRDALNEILAKGQNLF
- a CDS encoding diguanylate cyclase — its product is MPPRILLHFTPHGRPPPGVVSEFAAERGLPVVDATDAHDVLERVGRSYPAALVIDATPPLDAALAVCRALKDEAFTSVVPVIAYATGQGEGDDPAALSLEAGADEVLNHKLSERECALRLRMALRRAERDVSVHPTTLLPGTVQIERDIGRRLVTGEKFAVCYCDLDHFKEFNDRYGYNNGDRVILILSRILRDVVRAHSPTAFVGHIGGDDFIFNAPLDDFRKCCEEVISVFSELIDLHYTPEDRARGSFFGKDRRGEGYEVPLMTLSIGVVTNEHRSFVHTAQISELATEMKAYAKTFSGSIYVVDRRHGGESALAAATASDENAPGDHTQ
- a CDS encoding Trm112 family protein → MEPWLLDLLVCPKCRGELTYEQDPESLVCAADRLRYEVRDGIPILLIDEARPLEAAGGV